Sequence from the Neptunomonas japonica JAMM 1380 genome:
ACAGTAATTTCTCAAGTTTTGCAGCAATTTTTGGGAGGTAGATACCAACAAAAGCCAGAGTTAATCCAATCACAGACAATACAAGTGACAGTAGTTCTAATGGAGTTATCATTGCAGATTCCCTTCTTAAAAAACACGTTAATAACTATTAACGTGCCTAAGCATATTTTAAATGGTGCTCTGCGACTTCAGCTTGATCACACAGAGATAAAACCCATCAGTATCGCGCCAACTTTAGTCCTGATATTTCATCAGTAAGGCGGCTCAGTTTATCTTCAATTGAAGCCAATCTACCCATCAACTGATCACTGTGCTCATTCTGTGAATCGATATAAGCTCCCGCATTAAGGTCGAACCACTCTTTCTTTGCAATCTCAACGGATTTAACCTCTCTGTCACCATGCAGCTTTTGACCTGATCGTTCCTGAATAGCTAATTTCAAAGCATTTTTAGTATCATCTATTCCATGATTAATGAAGATATGAGCGGGCTTTGACTCCTGAGAATAGCTGCCTAAAGAAAATACATAATCCAGTAACTTAGCTTGATCAGCATGGCCTGAATAATAACCTGACATATTGATAACCTGAGCCTGCTTACTACCAACACCTTCCAATTCAGATTGCTCTAAAAGCTGCCTGCCTAAGGATCCAGAAGACTGATAGCCAGTCAAAACAATGGTGTTCTTTGGGTCTCTTCGCATTTTTTTAATATACTCAACAACAGGGCCATTATCACACATACCAGAACTAGCAATAATCACTGAATATTTACTATTAGACTCTGGATACCGTGTTTTCTTCCTATTTTCAGGAGTAAGGCATCTAATCAAGTGCCCTTTTCTATAGATACAACCTGTATTCACGAGCTCACTAAATAGTTTACTGCTTTCTCCTTCTGAACAACTTAAACGCCCAGCTAGCTCTTTGTTTAAATATTGATATTTACCGTTAGATAGTCTTTTTGAAATTTGTGACGCATACACTTCGTTTATCCGATGCCCTAGCGGGCTATCACAAAGGATTCTCAATGGCTTCTCATAAGATTCTGTGCCGTCTTCCTTTAATTTATCCCCCCCCATCAAGCCCGCATATTCGCTCTTAGGCCAGCGACTCCATTGCCAACAGAGCAAATCCATAATTATTTCTTGTGTGCGATGAAAAGAAAAAGCGGGTATCAATACAGTACCGCCTTTCTGGTAAGCTGCTTCACATATGATTTTACCTAGGACATCAATACGGTTATTCGCATCCTTAAATCCAGGGTCCCTTTCAACTGCACCATATGTAGACTCCATCACAATGTAATTAGTCTTCGGGTAAGGCTGATGATCACTTTTCATAAGGGGAAGATAGGCATTGTCATCAAGCTGGCAACCAATATCACCACTAAAATAAATGCTTTTTAACTCCTTTGAATCCTCATTCACAGACCATGTTACAGAGATGCCACACGCACCCAGTACGTGACTACTTCTCTTGAACGTAGTTGATAGGCCATCCGCCAATCTAAGGGTTTTATTCCAGGAAAAGTCCCCTGCATCAATCACA
This genomic interval carries:
- a CDS encoding MBL fold metallo-hydrolase, with product MLKVKFVGASEGITGSCSWLWHTETNTQFLVDCGMHQGTHEEEWKNYQPFEFDPKQIQYVLLTHAHIDHCGLLPKLIKGGFKGWVYCTQATKEIAELMLMDAAKIGDLFQETDVRLIKWHVIDAGDFSWNKTLRLADGLSTTFKRSSHVLGACGISVTWSVNEDSKELKSIYFSGDIGCQLDDNAYLPLMKSDHQPYPKTNYIVMESTYGAVERDPGFKDANNRIDVLGKIICEAAYQKGGTVLIPAFSFHRTQEIIMDLLCWQWSRWPKSEYAGLMGGDKLKEDGTESYEKPLRILCDSPLGHRINEVYASQISKRLSNGKYQYLNKELAGRLSCSEGESSKLFSELVNTGCIYRKGHLIRCLTPENRKKTRYPESNSKYSVIIASSGMCDNGPVVEYIKKMRRDPKNTIVLTGYQSSGSLGRQLLEQSELEGVGSKQAQVINMSGYYSGHADQAKLLDYVFSLGSYSQESKPAHIFINHGIDDTKNALKLAIQERSGQKLHGDREVKSVEIAKKEWFDLNAGAYIDSQNEHSDQLMGRLASIEDKLSRLTDEISGLKLARY